In Lates calcarifer isolate ASB-BC8 linkage group LG4, TLL_Latcal_v3, whole genome shotgun sequence, a genomic segment contains:
- the sft2d3 gene encoding vesicle transport protein SFT2C produces the protein MADLNRQLQEYLAQSKGGGAKTISQSSSSTTVDMDDPEPVPGSWFGRWSSPWSGQNSGGNSGFSWPWSAEPDPCLPGMSRRQRLVAFGVCVSFSALCFGLSALYAPLLLLYARKFALLWSLGSLFAIAAAAVLRGPSRMVAGLPTSPGAAVYLCALGGTLYAALSLHSTVLTALGAALQVAVIVGYVVSLLPGGSAGIRFMGGMAASAIKRTVTGKTMPI, from the coding sequence ATGGCGGACTTGAACCGACAGCTCCAGGAGTACCTGGCTCAGTCCAAAGGCGGTGGAGCGAAGACCATCTCCCAGTCCAGCTCCAGCACCACGGTGGACATGGACGACCCGGAGCCGGTACCCGGGAGCTGGTTCGGCCGGTGGTCCAGCCCGTGGTCCGGCCAGAACTCCGGCGGGAACAGTGGCTTCTCCTGGCCGTGGTCGGCCGAGCCGGACCCCTGTCTGCCGGGGATGAGCCGCAGGCAGCGGCTGGTGGCCTTCGGGGTGTGCGTGTCGTTCTCCGCGCTGTGCTTCGGACTGTCCGCGCTGTACgccccgctgctgctgctctacgCCCGCAAGTTCGCCCTGCTCTGGTCGCTCGGGTCGTTGTTCGCCATCGCGGCCGCGGCGGTGCTGCGCGGACCCAGCAGGATGGTCGCCGGCCTGCCCACCTCCCCCGGAGCCGCCGTGTACCTGTGCGCCCTCGGCGGGACTCTCTACGCGGCGCTGAGCCTCCACAGCACCGTGCTGACCGCGCTGGGCGCCGCCCTGCAGGTCGCCGTCATCGTCGGGTACGTGGTGTCGCTGCTGCCCGGGGGCAGCGCCGGGATCCGCTTCATGGGGGGGATGGCGGCCTCTGCCATCAAACGGACCGTCACCGGGAAAACCATGCCGATCTGA
- the si:ch1073-184j22.2 gene encoding dual specificity protein phosphatase 18, with translation MSVSQITPTLFLSGADGPLNAALVSQKGITLIVNATLSHACPAYPGVECVRVPVSDLPSARLGDHFDRVAERIHGNRAGGTLVHCAAGMSRSPALVMAYLMRFRGVTLRQAHRWVQESRPYVRLNAGFWDQLLQYERRLYGKNTVRVAAVDEAPLPPPPLTPRTPRTPRVTRATPPQQQRNRLTLVPRSPLMSRASLTTGSPVMTRAQVMTPGNKSQRGTRSSINI, from the coding sequence ATGTCGGTGTCTCAGATCACCCCCACCCTGTTCCTCAGCGGCGCCGACGGGCCCCTGAACGCAGCGCTGGTGTCTCAGAAAGGCATCACCCTGATCGTCAACGCCACGCTGAGCCACGCCTGTCCCGCTTACCCGGGGGTGGAGTGTGTGCGGGTTCCTGTCTCTGACCTGCCCAGCGCCCGCCTGGGGGACCACTTCGACCGGGTGGCCGAGCGTATCCATGGTAACCGAGCGGGAGGCACGCTGGTGCACTGCGCCGCCGGTATGAGCCGGTCTCCGGCGCTGGTGATGGCCTACCTGATGCGGTTCAGGGGGGTGACGCTCCGCCAGGCGCACCGCTGGGTGCAGGAGAGCCGGCCCTACGTCAGGCTGAACGCCGGCTTCTGGGACCAGCTGCTGCAGTACGAGAGGCGGCTGTACGGAAAGAACACCGTCAGGGTGGCGGCGGTCGACGAGGCGCCGCTCCCGCCGCCCCCGCTGACTCCGAGGACTCCGAGGACACCGAGGGTGACGAGGGCGACGCCACCGCAGCAGCAGAGGAACCGGTTAACGCTGGTGCCCAGGTCCCCCCTGATGAGCCGAGCATCACTGACCACAGGGTCACCTGTGATGACCCGAGCTCAGGTGATGACGCCGGGAAACAAGTCACAAAGAGGGACCAGATCCAGCATCAACATCTGA